DNA from Raphanus sativus cultivar WK10039 unplaced genomic scaffold, ASM80110v3 Scaffold4347, whole genome shotgun sequence:
TAATCATCATTTCATCCAATCAAAACAAGATACTCAGTTAAACTAATTACAAAATCCACAATAATAGATCGACACTCTCACAGAACATGATCACTTTAAGATAACATGCAagtatatctatatatgtaCCATGTGAACAGCATCTCTAGTGGCAAGATTGAGTATATCAGCGCAAGAAACAACACCAGGACAACGTGATTCAAgaacttgttttattttatcgaTTATCACAAAACCTCCAAGTCCTCTATTTTGTGGAGCTGTCCTCTCTGAGTTTGGTCCTTGCAAAAGAACCGAAGCATCACATCCCTACATATACATTTTACATACAATAACACTAGGTTATAGAAAATGTAGGTAACTGTAGATGTTACTGTTAGTGAAAAGAAAAAGGACGACATTTTTACTTACGTTAACCATACAATCCGAGtaaagaagacgaagaagcttGGGAGCAATGCTAGTGTCATTCCTATAAAACTTTTCGACTTGGTGTCTAATATAAGCCTCTGCATCATCACAAGTGTTGGTAACTTTGTAATAATGCCAAACCAGCTTCACCGGAGGGTTCAATCCCGTCGCAGCCTTTACGGTAGCCGTTCCGGTTAAGCTTATGACTACGAGGGCCAGTAGTGGGAAAAATTTCATACACTgcttcattttataaaaacgaaaaaaaaaatcttccacCACAAAAaccctttttgttttttttttgttttttacaagATCAAAGTAGTAGATCTTATTTGTGTATAAGAGAAATAAATGTAATGAATTAAGAGATATGGAATAGTGGTCGATGAGTGAGGGTCCTGAGGGATATATAAGGTTTCAATAGGGTGGCACGTCCACGTGGGTGAACCGGTTATAACgttgtataaaattattataacgtTCTGACTTTGATAGTATTGATGTACAATACAAGGAAGCGTGTGTATGACAAACGTGGATTCACATGAACCGATGTTCTTCCACGTTCGAACTATGGTtagtctttgtttcttttttatttactcGGCTAAGAAATCCTACTCAAgttcaaaaaacaaaatcctACTTTGGTTAGCCCTTCCAAGATATGATTAACGTGCTTTTATAACATCATAAACGACCATGTTCGGGCATATATTCTAGCTAGTTGCCATTACAAACTTCATATAACAAGAAACTAATTTTTTCTAGAGTATTCAAAATTGTAGACCACAAATTTGAGTAACGATTGGATTATAGCCACTAAATTTTAAGTAATCTATTAATACATACTGGTCGGCGAAGAATATTcataataaaacattatttcGCTTGTGTTTTGTAATGGGTGTATAAATAAGCAtccatatatatacaagaaaaCACAAACCTGATAACAAAATCTTGCTGTAATGCCCGAACAACGATATAAGCCAACGCATTGCTTAAAAAATGTATTTCTTAAGCGTCAATTAATCGAAACCTGGTGGTGCATTTTTTCAGGAATGTGTGTAAACGGCTACTTCATTATCCAACTACGTTATTTTTATTTCGTATTTTCcgtattaatttattttattttctccacttttcaaatcaacATGGTTTAAAGTATTAActaacttatatatatgataacCTGTTTTCTTGAAAATAGTTTTATCTTAACAAACCATTGTTTTCTACAAGTTGCGATTTAGCTTCCTTTTTATTTGCCTATATTTAAGCTTTTAGTcaggaaaaaaaacagagtaatttCCACAGACATCCAATAGTTATCTtagtaataaaaacaaaaaattgaaatacTAATAAGAAGCCAATTAACtggattttattaaaaatgataacaATGATGAATTTTTAGAAGTTCAGTTGAGAAATTTTTGCAATGGAGGTTCTTTGTtaagattttaatttaatttgttttattttttgacaacgagattataatttataaacgttCTCATAGGAAGGGATGatataaaaatgatataggATTTGACCGCCGGGTCCATTTTGACCTAGGTTGCATGGAAGCTTCATCGGACGTACGCTTCCCGCttcggaatcggaatcggaatcggaaGCTTGTGGAAGCTTGCGGAAACTCACTTCCAAAGCGTTTCCAAAATATTCTCTTTAAATATCTTTTGGAAGCTTACGGTTCCGTTTTGGAATCACGTTTCCAATTTTTAAGACACaatgatataaatcaataaaaatataaaatcatagtttttaatttatataaaatccaaaatttaatagTAATGAAATAGAGAGAATCGAAATATACAAactctaaaattaatattataaattatccTTTTGTATTaaggtttttattaaatatatagaatatattaaaatatatattttcaattatttatgaagtaataaaaataattaatatagtaatttatttaaacttatttatgtgtgttttcaaagctttaatatgaaatcatttgaaaattattataaaagaataagtgatttattttaaatttaaatcatataatatttattttaagattttataaaattttcttatattttaatatatatatatagacagaTAGATACACGCTTCCAACACGTATCCGCTtcctaaatttttgaaaaatttcgcTTCCACGTTTCCATACGCTTCCGCTTCCACGTTTCCGCTTCCGTTTCCATGTAACATAGATTTTGACCTGGTTAGATATTGGCATATTGTGCTAGAGGATGATTTATTAAAGAAGCTAGAGTATCTTTTGCCTTCGCTAAGCATGGGACTTCAGATTTATCTAACCATTTACAAGTCAAAAGTATCATTCATATCATCTTTTTGTTGCCACAATATTTCTTCACATATTTAGTCTTTTATGAACAATAATATTACAAAGTCAAGGTAAGATGGTCCAGACTCATGTGCTACATCGAATACATTAAGACCTTTAACAACATTTTTTAACTTCCACCTGACTGACACTCTAGTCATATAATATGAATGTGTACtttaatcaaacaaaacaaacctgATCCAAGAAGTTGGGAGAAATTATTTGTAGAAAGCGTTCTGATGATCACGGTAAGTAAAATTCACAGGAGAGTCAGAAAGGAAGAGCGAGTTCTTTGCGGCTCTAGTTAGTGTTATCTTTCTATCTACGTTGTTGTATAACAGCATAGCAAGTAGTGCCACAAGCACAAACATCCCCACAACTATAGGTATCACAAGATGTCAAGATGTCTTCGATTATTAGCTTTTCCTTTTTGGTGATGAATCAATaaggaaaaaagaaatatttttgaaGAAATAAGAACGGAGATGGGGTCAAAGACAAATTTACCAGGGTGTCACTTATAGAAAATTGCTATAGTTACTGAAGAAATTAGTAAGTTAACTGGGGTCAACTGACCCCTCTAAGCTGGTAATAAATCCCGCTCCTGACAAGAACCTTCTGTCCTAACCCATGGCTTTTATGCGATTTAGAATCCTTATCATATTATTTAAGGGAAAGACTCATTAGCACTAGTCTTCAGTCACAAAAGTGAAAAGGTGTCGAACCAGGATCTTCAAACCCGCCAAAGTTCAGGCTCTTTAGAATCCAACAATAAGGCGTCTCATCATCTAAACCGAAGCAACACATTTGCAATCAGATAAACACATCAACCCGCATTTAATTACGATAACAGATATCGCTGTAATTGGCGATAACAGAACGTTCTGAGAAATAGTAGTTAGTCTCTTGGACCGTCGAGAACTTGAAGGTACCGTTACGGTTTATGTTTCTCTCGCATTCTTGGACCAGAGATGAGTTGTCTGCAGCAGAGTTTATGGTTTTCTTAATCAGGAAGCTTAACCGAACCGGGCAAACATAAACAGTCAGCGTTTTTCTTGGTACGGCCCAAGTTGCATGCTCCGTTACCGCATATCCCAGCTATGTCACATGTTTGAAACAGCGGCCCATTCAGGTACCCATTGGCTTGAACCGTT
Protein-coding regions in this window:
- the LOC108832849 gene encoding probable peroxidase 61 is translated as MKQCMKFFPLLALVVISLTGTATVKAATGLNPPVKLVWHYYKVTNTCDDAEAYIRHQVEKFYRNDTSIAPKLLRLLYSDCMVNGCDASVLLQGPNSERTAPQNRGLGGFVIIDKIKQVLESRCPGVVSCADILNLATRDAVHMAGAPSYPVFTGRRDGGALSADAVDLPSPSISVEESLAYFNSKGLDVLDMTTLLG